A stretch of Bradyrhizobium sp. AZCC 2262 DNA encodes these proteins:
- a CDS encoding DUF4337 domain-containing protein, with product MSAHESMEHAEHAEHASGSNKKIALLIAVIALFLALSETLGKGAQTEAISKNVEASNLWAFFQAKSIRRTVVQATSEHAKLSMGTVGDDAAKAALQKQIDDWNKTAQRYRSEPETGEGSEELAKRAKHAEHERDEATAKYHHYEIASAAFQIGIVLASATIITGMIVLAWVSGILAMAGIAITALGLYAPHLLHLH from the coding sequence ATGAGCGCACATGAAAGCATGGAGCATGCGGAACATGCCGAGCACGCTTCGGGCTCGAACAAGAAGATCGCGTTGCTGATCGCCGTGATCGCCTTGTTTCTGGCGCTGTCGGAAACGCTGGGCAAGGGCGCGCAGACCGAGGCCATCAGCAAGAACGTCGAGGCTTCGAACCTGTGGGCGTTCTTCCAGGCCAAGAGCATCCGCCGCACCGTGGTGCAGGCCACCTCGGAACACGCCAAGCTCAGCATGGGGACGGTCGGTGACGATGCCGCAAAGGCGGCGCTGCAGAAGCAGATCGACGACTGGAACAAGACCGCGCAGCGCTACCGTTCGGAGCCGGAAACCGGGGAAGGTTCGGAGGAGTTGGCAAAACGCGCCAAGCACGCCGAGCATGAGCGCGACGAGGCGACCGCAAAGTATCACCATTACGAAATCGCCTCGGCCGCCTTTCAGATCGGCATCGTGCTGGCATCCGCCACCATCATCACCGGCATGATCGTGCTGGCCTGGGTGTCAGGCATATTGGCGATGGCGGGCATTGCGATTACCGCGCTTGGCCTCTACGCGCCGCATCTGCTGCATCTGCATTGA
- a CDS encoding F0F1 ATP synthase subunit gamma, translated as MASLKDMRVRIASTKATQKITKAMQMVAASKLRRAQTAAEAARPYAEKMDAVISNIASAAAGSPGAPALLAGTGNDQVHLLLVCTGERGLSGAFNSSIVRLARERAYSLLNQGKEVKIFCVGRKGYEQLRRTFEKNIIEHVDLRSVRQLGFVNAEDIAKKVLARFEAGEFDVCTLFYSRFKSVISQIPTAQQIIPLVVEAPAANAGPATSYEYEPEEDEILTRLLPRNLAVQIFRALLENNASFYGAQMSAMDNATRNAGDMIRKQTLIYNRTRQAMITKELIEIISGAEAM; from the coding sequence ATGGCTTCACTTAAAGACATGCGGGTCCGCATCGCCTCGACCAAGGCGACGCAGAAGATCACCAAGGCGATGCAGATGGTCGCGGCTTCCAAGCTGCGCCGCGCGCAGACCGCGGCTGAAGCGGCGCGGCCTTACGCCGAGAAGATGGATGCGGTGATCTCCAATATCGCGTCCGCCGCGGCCGGCTCGCCCGGTGCGCCGGCGCTGCTGGCCGGCACCGGCAACGATCAGGTGCATCTGCTGCTGGTCTGCACCGGCGAGCGTGGCCTGTCCGGGGCTTTCAATTCCTCGATCGTGCGTCTGGCGCGCGAGCGCGCGTACTCGCTGCTCAACCAGGGCAAAGAGGTCAAGATTTTCTGCGTCGGCCGCAAGGGCTACGAGCAGCTCCGCCGGACCTTCGAGAAGAACATCATCGAGCACGTCGACCTGCGCTCGGTTCGCCAGCTCGGCTTCGTCAATGCCGAGGACATCGCCAAGAAGGTTCTGGCGCGTTTCGAGGCCGGCGAGTTCGACGTCTGCACGCTGTTCTATTCGCGCTTCAAATCCGTGATCTCGCAGATTCCGACCGCCCAGCAGATCATCCCGCTGGTGGTGGAAGCGCCGGCCGCCAATGCCGGGCCGGCCACATCTTACGAATACGAGCCGGAAGAGGACGAGATCCTGACGCGGTTGCTTCCGCGCAATCTCGCGGTGCAGATCTTCCGTGCGCTCCTGGAAAACAACGCCTCGTTCTACGGCGCGCAGATGAGCGCGATGGACAACGCCACCCGTAACGCCGGCGACATGATCCGCAAGCAGACCCTGATTTACAACCGAACCCGTCAGGCCATGATCACCAAGGAGCTGATTGAAATCATCTCCGGCGCCGAGGCGATGTAG
- a CDS encoding septal ring lytic transglycosylase RlpA family protein, with protein MLNNNNVVPGTLTRSRTAFALIAATLLAGGSISEASAKSRHHRHHHHASKAQTPGSNWLESNASIGSQSTGRSFSGKASFYGSESGSRTASGQRFNQNAMTAAHRSLPFGTKLRVTHRGQSVVVTINDRGPFIKGRVLDLSTGAARAIGLTGAGVGHITAEVVS; from the coding sequence ATGTTGAATAACAACAATGTGGTGCCGGGAACTCTAACCCGGTCGCGTACGGCCTTCGCCTTGATCGCCGCAACTCTCCTGGCCGGCGGCAGCATCTCCGAGGCTTCCGCCAAATCCAGGCATCATCGCCATCACCATCACGCCAGCAAAGCCCAGACGCCCGGCAGCAACTGGCTGGAGTCCAATGCCTCGATCGGCTCCCAGAGCACCGGGCGCAGCTTCTCCGGTAAGGCCTCGTTTTACGGCAGTGAATCCGGCAGCCGGACCGCCTCCGGTCAGCGCTTCAACCAGAACGCCATGACCGCAGCCCACCGCTCGCTGCCGTTCGGCACCAAGCTCCGGGTGACCCATCGCGGCCAGAGCGTCGTCGTCACGATCAACGACCGTGGTCCCTTCATCAAGGGGCGCGTCCTCGACCTTTCCACGGGTGCGGCCCGTGCCATCGGCCTGACCGGCGCCGGCGTCGGCCACATCACCGCCGAAGTCGTTTCCTAA
- the atpA gene encoding F0F1 ATP synthase subunit alpha, whose amino-acid sequence MDIRAAEISAILKDQIKNFGQEAEVTEVGQVLSVGDGIARVYGLDNVQAGEMVEFENGTRGMALNLETDNVGIVIFGADREIKEGQTVKRTRAIVDTPVGKGLLGRVVDALGNPIDGKGPIQADKRMRVDVKAPGIIPRKSVSEPMATGLKAIDALIPVGRGQRELIIGDRQTGKTAIALDTILNQKPLNAQPDENIKLYCVYVAIGQKRSTVAQFVKVLEEQGALEYSIVVAATASDPAPMQYIAPFTGCTMGEYFRDNGMHAVIIYDDLSKQAVAYRQMSLLLRRPPGREAYPGDVFYLHSRLLERAAKLSKDHGSGSLTALPVIETQANDVSAYIPTNVISITDGQIFLETDLFFQGIRPAVNVGLSVSRVGSSAQTKAMKKVAGKIKGELAQYREMAAFAQFGSDLDASTQRLLNRGSRLTELLKQPQFSPLKMEEQVCVIWAGTNGYLDALPLAKVRAFEDGLLSLLRGKNVEILNGIRDSRDLSDDLAGKLKGVVEGYAKTFA is encoded by the coding sequence ATGGACATCCGCGCCGCGGAAATTTCCGCGATCCTCAAGGACCAGATCAAGAATTTCGGCCAGGAGGCTGAGGTTACCGAAGTCGGACAGGTGCTGTCCGTCGGTGACGGTATCGCTCGCGTCTATGGTCTGGACAACGTCCAGGCCGGTGAAATGGTCGAGTTCGAGAACGGCACGCGCGGCATGGCGCTGAACCTCGAAACCGACAACGTCGGTATCGTGATCTTCGGCGCCGACCGCGAGATCAAGGAAGGCCAGACCGTCAAGCGCACCCGCGCCATCGTGGACACGCCGGTCGGCAAGGGCCTGCTCGGCCGCGTGGTCGATGCGCTCGGCAATCCCATCGACGGCAAGGGCCCGATCCAGGCCGACAAGCGTATGCGCGTCGACGTCAAGGCGCCCGGCATCATTCCGCGCAAGTCGGTGAGCGAGCCGATGGCGACCGGTCTCAAGGCCATCGATGCGCTGATCCCGGTCGGCCGCGGCCAGCGCGAGCTGATCATCGGCGATCGCCAGACCGGCAAGACCGCGATCGCGCTCGACACCATCCTGAACCAGAAGCCGCTCAACGCGCAGCCGGACGAGAACATCAAGCTGTATTGCGTCTACGTCGCGATCGGCCAGAAGCGTTCGACGGTCGCCCAGTTCGTCAAGGTGCTGGAAGAGCAGGGCGCGCTGGAATATTCGATCGTGGTCGCCGCCACCGCGTCCGATCCGGCGCCGATGCAGTACATCGCGCCGTTCACCGGCTGCACCATGGGCGAATACTTCCGCGACAACGGCATGCACGCCGTCATCATCTATGACGATCTCTCCAAGCAGGCCGTCGCCTACCGCCAGATGTCGCTTCTGCTGCGCCGCCCGCCGGGCCGCGAAGCCTATCCCGGCGACGTGTTCTATCTGCATTCCCGCCTGCTCGAGCGCGCGGCGAAGCTCAGCAAGGACCACGGTTCGGGTTCGCTCACCGCGCTGCCGGTGATCGAAACCCAGGCCAACGACGTGTCGGCCTACATTCCGACCAACGTGATTTCGATTACCGACGGTCAGATCTTCCTGGAAACCGATCTGTTCTTCCAGGGCATCCGTCCGGCGGTGAACGTCGGTCTGTCGGTGTCGCGCGTGGGTTCCTCGGCGCAGACCAAGGCGATGAAGAAGGTCGCCGGCAAGATCAAGGGTGAGCTGGCGCAGTACCGCGAAATGGCGGCGTTTGCGCAGTTCGGCTCCGACCTCGACGCCTCGACGCAGCGGCTCCTGAACCGTGGCTCGCGCCTGACCGAACTCCTGAAGCAGCCGCAGTTCTCGCCGCTGAAGATGGAAGAGCAGGTTTGCGTGATCTGGGCCGGCACCAACGGCTACCTCGATGCGCTTCCGCTCGCCAAGGTTCGGGCGTTCGAGGACGGCCTGCTGTCGCTGCTGCGCGGCAAGAACGTCGAGATCCTCAACGGCATCCGTGACAGCCGCGATCTCTCCGACGATCTCGCCGGCAAGCTGAAAGGCGTGGTCGAAGGTTACGCCAAGACGTTTGCTTGA
- a CDS encoding F0F1 ATP synthase subunit delta — protein MAAEDPSVSGVSGRYATALFELARDEKSVDAVRADLDKFEAMLNESADLKRLVRSPVFSSDAQARALNAVLDKAGISGTSAKFLKVLTANRRLFAVTDVIRAFRALVAKFKGEATADVTVAEQLNEKNLDALKTALKSVTGKDVALNVKVDPSIIGGLVVKLGSRMVDSSLRTKLNSIKHAMKEAG, from the coding sequence GTGGCTGCTGAAGATCCGTCCGTTTCGGGAGTGTCCGGCCGTTATGCTACGGCCTTGTTCGAACTGGCGCGCGACGAGAAATCCGTCGATGCCGTCAGGGCCGATCTCGATAAATTCGAGGCCATGCTGAACGAAAGCGCCGATCTGAAGCGCCTCGTTCGCAGCCCGGTTTTCTCGTCCGATGCGCAGGCAAGAGCGCTCAATGCCGTGCTCGACAAGGCCGGAATTTCCGGCACCTCCGCCAAATTCCTTAAAGTCCTGACCGCCAACCGCCGACTGTTTGCCGTCACCGACGTGATCCGCGCCTTCCGCGCGCTGGTGGCGAAGTTCAAGGGCGAGGCGACTGCAGACGTCACCGTCGCCGAACAGCTCAATGAAAAGAATCTCGACGCGCTGAAGACCGCACTGAAATCGGTGACGGGCAAGGACGTCGCGCTCAACGTGAAAGTCGATCCCTCCATCATTGGCGGCCTTGTGGTCAAGCTCGGCAGCCGCATGGTGGATAGTTCGCTTCGCACCAAACTCAATTCGATCAAGCACGCGATGAAAGAGGCAGGCTGA
- a CDS encoding primosomal protein N' yields MDHATRQTTSSVSSTRVVDVLVPVALNQNYSYRVPRGMELKPGDVVCVPLGPREVVAVVWAENANPDPRLHNRLKDVGEKLDVPPLKEELRSLVDWVSNYTLSARGMVLRMALRMGENLGPERMRLGVRLVGEPPRRLTPARRRLIEVLSDGLLHGKSEAAREAGVSGGVVDGLVDEGTLAVEAMPPPLAPPAPDPSFAQPEFSPQQRTAVDAMRALAANGSFHVALLDGVTGSGKTEVYFEAIAEIIRRGKQTLILMPEIALTGQFLDRFAQRFGVRPLEWHSELTPRTRQRNWAAISAGEAPVVVGARSALFLPYADLGLIIVDEEHDQAYKQDDGAHYHARDMAVVRAHIAKIPIVLASATPSVETEVNARKGRYQRVALPSRFGGQHMPHIEAIDLRRAPPPRGRFISPPLAEQIQFAIEKREQALLFLNRRGYAPLTLCRACGHRFACTICDAWLVDHRFRQRLVCHHCGFSMPRPNICPHCQAEESLVAVGPGVERLQEEAALLFPNARTMVLSSDLITSIETMRSELNEIAEGRVDIIVGTQLVAKGHNFPRLNLVGVVDADLGLGNGDPRAAERTFQLLNQVIGRAGREQGRGVGYLQTHQPEHPVMKALIASDREAFYASEIEARERAGYPPFGRLASLIISAGDRPTAEGFARRLAAIAPIDERIQVLGPAEAPLAVIKGRYRFRLLVKSLRNVDLSEYLREWLAAGPKTKGNLKLEVDVDPQSFL; encoded by the coding sequence ATGGACCACGCCACCCGCCAAACCACCTCATCGGTCTCATCGACCCGCGTCGTCGACGTGCTGGTTCCGGTCGCGCTCAATCAGAACTATTCCTACCGCGTGCCGCGCGGCATGGAGCTGAAGCCCGGCGATGTCGTCTGCGTGCCGCTCGGTCCGCGCGAAGTGGTCGCGGTGGTGTGGGCGGAAAACGCCAATCCCGATCCGCGCCTGCACAACCGCCTCAAGGATGTCGGCGAAAAGCTCGATGTGCCGCCGCTGAAGGAGGAACTGCGCAGCCTCGTCGACTGGGTTTCCAACTACACCCTGTCGGCGCGCGGCATGGTGCTGCGCATGGCCTTGCGGATGGGCGAAAATCTTGGGCCTGAGCGGATGCGGCTTGGCGTGCGGCTGGTGGGCGAGCCGCCGCGGCGTCTGACGCCGGCACGGCGGCGGTTGATCGAGGTGCTGTCGGACGGCCTCTTGCATGGCAAGTCCGAAGCGGCGCGGGAAGCCGGCGTCAGCGGCGGCGTGGTCGATGGTTTGGTCGACGAGGGCACGCTCGCCGTCGAGGCGATGCCGCCGCCGCTGGCGCCGCCCGCGCCCGATCCGTCCTTTGCGCAGCCGGAATTTTCTCCCCAGCAGCGCACGGCGGTCGATGCGATGCGTGCACTCGCGGCCAATGGTTCCTTCCATGTCGCGCTGCTCGACGGCGTCACCGGTTCCGGCAAGACCGAAGTCTATTTCGAGGCGATTGCGGAAATCATCCGCCGCGGAAAACAGACGCTGATCCTGATGCCGGAGATCGCGCTGACTGGACAATTCCTCGACCGCTTCGCCCAGCGTTTCGGTGTGCGTCCCTTGGAATGGCACTCCGAATTGACGCCGCGCACGCGGCAGCGCAATTGGGCGGCGATATCGGCGGGCGAAGCGCCGGTCGTGGTCGGCGCGCGCTCGGCGCTGTTTCTGCCCTATGCGGATTTGGGCCTGATCATCGTCGATGAAGAACACGACCAGGCCTACAAGCAGGATGACGGCGCGCACTACCACGCCCGCGACATGGCGGTGGTGCGCGCGCATATCGCCAAAATCCCGATCGTGCTGGCATCCGCGACGCCCTCGGTCGAAACCGAGGTCAACGCGCGCAAGGGGCGCTATCAGCGCGTCGCGCTGCCGTCGCGCTTCGGCGGCCAGCACATGCCGCATATCGAGGCGATCGACCTGCGCCGCGCCCCGCCGCCGCGCGGCCGCTTCATCTCGCCGCCGCTCGCCGAACAGATTCAGTTCGCGATCGAGAAGCGCGAGCAGGCGCTGTTGTTTCTCAACCGCCGCGGCTACGCGCCGCTGACGCTCTGCCGTGCCTGCGGCCATCGTTTTGCGTGCACGATCTGCGACGCCTGGCTGGTGGACCATCGGTTTCGCCAGCGTCTGGTCTGTCACCATTGCGGCTTCTCGATGCCGCGCCCGAACATCTGCCCGCATTGCCAGGCGGAGGAATCCCTCGTCGCTGTCGGCCCCGGCGTCGAGCGTCTGCAGGAAGAGGCGGCCCTGCTGTTTCCGAATGCGCGCACCATGGTGCTGTCGAGCGATCTCATCACCTCGATCGAGACCATGCGCAGCGAGTTGAACGAAATCGCGGAAGGCCGCGTCGACATCATCGTCGGCACGCAACTGGTGGCCAAGGGGCACAATTTTCCACGGCTCAATCTGGTCGGCGTGGTCGATGCGGATCTGGGCCTCGGCAATGGCGATCCGCGCGCCGCCGAGCGGACGTTTCAGCTGCTCAACCAGGTGATTGGCCGCGCCGGGCGCGAGCAGGGCCGCGGCGTCGGCTACCTGCAAACCCATCAGCCCGAACATCCCGTGATGAAGGCCCTGATCGCGAGCGACCGCGAGGCGTTCTATGCCAGCGAGATCGAGGCGCGCGAGCGCGCCGGCTATCCGCCGTTCGGCCGGCTCGCCAGCCTGATCATTTCGGCAGGCGACCGGCCGACCGCCGAAGGTTTTGCGCGCAGGCTAGCTGCCATCGCGCCGATCGACGAGCGCATCCAGGTGCTCGGGCCTGCCGAAGCGCCGCTTGCCGTCATCAAGGGCCGCTATCGGTTTCGCCTGCTGGTTAAGTCGCTGCGCAATGTCGATCTGTCGGAATACCTGCGCGAATGGCTCGCCGCCGGCCCAAAGACCAAGGGCAATCTCAAGCTCGAAGTCGACGTCGATCCGCAGAGCTTTTTGTGA
- a CDS encoding tyrosine recombinase XerC, translated as MAKEIAKEVPAVQPIELDCADEGLALEMARWLTHLRAERRLSPKTLEAYARDLRQCLTFLCQHWGRKVTLKGFAALEATDVRAFMAMRRADDIAGRSLMRALAGLRSFGRYLEREGKGRVGALSAIRAPKVAKSLPKPIQMDAAKRLADADERAGEERDPWILARDAAVMALLYGSGLRISEALGLKRRDVPKPGEGDVLIVTGKGNKTRMVPVLQNVLALISDYVAMCPHSLPPAGPIFVGARGGPLSPRIIQLTMERLRGALGLPDSATPHALRHSFATHLLSRGGDLRAIQELLGHASLSTTQIYTGIDSERLLEVYKSAHPRG; from the coding sequence ATGGCCAAGGAAATCGCCAAGGAAGTTCCGGCCGTTCAACCGATCGAGCTCGATTGCGCCGACGAGGGCCTCGCGCTGGAGATGGCGCGCTGGCTGACGCATCTGCGCGCCGAGCGGCGGCTGTCGCCCAAGACGCTCGAAGCCTACGCCCGCGACCTCCGCCAATGCCTGACTTTCCTCTGCCAGCATTGGGGCAGGAAGGTCACCCTGAAAGGATTTGCGGCGTTGGAGGCCACCGATGTCAGGGCCTTCATGGCGATGCGCCGCGCCGACGACATTGCCGGGCGTTCGCTGATGCGGGCGCTGGCGGGCTTGCGTTCATTCGGGCGCTATCTCGAACGCGAAGGCAAAGGCAGGGTCGGCGCCCTGTCCGCCATCCGCGCGCCCAAGGTTGCAAAGAGCCTGCCGAAGCCGATCCAGATGGACGCCGCCAAGCGTCTTGCCGATGCCGACGAGCGCGCCGGCGAGGAACGCGATCCCTGGATTTTGGCGCGCGACGCCGCCGTGATGGCGCTACTCTACGGTTCGGGCCTGCGCATCTCCGAGGCGCTGGGACTGAAGCGCCGCGATGTGCCCAAGCCAGGCGAGGGCGACGTTCTCATTGTCACCGGCAAGGGCAACAAGACCCGCATGGTGCCGGTGCTGCAAAACGTGCTGGCGCTGATTTCCGATTACGTTGCGATGTGCCCGCATTCGCTGCCCCCTGCCGGACCAATTTTTGTCGGCGCGCGCGGCGGGCCATTATCGCCGCGGATCATCCAGCTCACCATGGAGCGGTTGCGCGGCGCGCTCGGCCTGCCCGACAGCGCCACACCTCATGCGCTGCGGCATTCCTTCGCGACGCATCTGCTCAGCCGCGGCGGCGATCTGCGCGCGATCCAGGAACTGCTCGGCCACGCCTCGCTCTCGACCACGCAGATCTATACCGGCATCGACAGCGAACGGCTGCTGGAAGTGTACAAGAGCGCGCATCCGCGCGGCTGA